A single window of Methanoregula sp. DNA harbors:
- a CDS encoding 50S ribosomal protein L19e, whose translation MSDLASQKRIVAAVLKCGVNRVWFDPERLSDIENAISREDLRVLVKEGAIKARQKTGVSRGRARAKIAKRSYGHCKGPGRRKGAAGARHPGKRSWIQKIRAIRKALVALREAGTIDPHMYRILYRKAAGGQYRSVAHMKAQMEILSGRMK comes from the coding sequence ATGAGTGATCTTGCCAGTCAGAAGCGTATCGTCGCAGCAGTCCTCAAATGCGGTGTGAACCGGGTCTGGTTTGACCCCGAACGACTCTCCGATATTGAAAACGCCATATCACGCGAAGACCTGCGGGTGCTTGTTAAGGAAGGCGCAATCAAAGCGCGCCAGAAAACAGGTGTGAGCCGCGGCAGGGCACGGGCAAAGATTGCAAAGCGATCTTACGGGCACTGCAAGGGGCCCGGTCGGCGGAAGGGCGCAGCAGGCGCCCGCCATCCCGGCAAGCGGTCATGGATCCAGAAGATCCGCGCAATCAGAAAAGCACTGGTTGCGCTCCGCGAAGCCGGGACCATCGACCCGCACATGTACCGGATTCTCTACCGGAAAGCAGCCGGCGGACAGTACAGGAGTGTCGCACACATGAAAGCGCAAATGGAGATTCTCTCCGGGAGGATGAAGTAA
- a CDS encoding 50S ribosomal protein L18 — MATGARYFVPFRRRREGKTDYYQRTKLVVADVPRMVVRKTNRHIIIQLVTAEMAGDRTLVAANSSELAEFGYRGSTSSTPAAYLTGLLFAAKARKANYGAAVLDIGLNRATPGARVFAALKGAVQGGLAIPHGEKILPDEARVKGAHIAAYNKNAGDLVKNVEQVADAIKKELV; from the coding sequence ATGGCGACAGGAGCAAGGTATTTTGTCCCCTTCCGCAGGCGGAGGGAGGGCAAGACCGATTACTATCAGCGGACAAAGCTGGTCGTCGCTGATGTGCCCCGGATGGTCGTACGAAAGACCAACCGGCATATCATCATCCAGCTGGTCACTGCCGAGATGGCCGGTGACCGCACGCTGGTCGCGGCAAATTCATCGGAACTTGCAGAATTCGGTTACAGGGGTTCGACATCCAGCACACCGGCAGCATACCTGACCGGGCTGCTCTTCGCGGCAAAGGCACGCAAAGCAAACTATGGAGCAGCGGTGCTGGATATCGGGCTCAACCGCGCAACTCCCGGTGCACGTGTCTTTGCGGCACTCAAAGGGGCGGTTCAGGGCGGGCTGGCAATCCCTCACGGCGAGAAGATCCTGCCCGATGAAGCACGGGTCAAGGGTGCGCATATTGCTGCATACAACAAGAATGCAGGAGATCTCGTAAAGAATGTCGAACAGGTGGCAGACGCCATAAAAAAGGAGCTGGTGTAA